ATCCGCCGGAATCCGGTCTTCCAGCGCTACGTAGCTGAACATCGAACCCTGCTCTCGATCGCTTCCCCGCATTCCCTCTACCCCCGCCTCTTTTCTACCATTTGAAGGAGTGAAGCACGGGGTTTTTCAGCACCCTGTTAAACGCCTCCTCCGACGGTGGCCGTTCCGGCTTCTCTAACCGCACGAAGGCGCAGCAGCCATGCCCACTGAGGAACAGGTCGCCTGCGCACGCGACCGCTGGAATCACCTCTGGCTACGCTTCGATGTTCCCGCACCCGTTGACGGGACTCTCGACAAGCTTCTTCGCTCCTATGGAGATCACCAACGGCACTATCACACCTTCGCCCATGTCCTCGACTGCCTGGAAGTCCTGGATCGTTTCGAACACCTAGCGACCAGGCCCCACGAGATCGAGGCCGCAATCTGGTTCCACGATGTCGTCTATGACACCCGTCGGAGCAACAACGAGAAAGCGAGCGCAGACTGGGCCGCAAGCACGCTGCGAGCCTGCGGCGCTGCGGCCGATGCAGTAGAGCGAGTTCGAGAAATCATCCTGGCGACATGTCACACGGGCGAGCCCGGCACCTCAGACGAATCCCTCGCACTCGACATAGATCTATCGATTCTCGGCCGCGACCGGGGCAAGTTCGACATGTACCAAGCGCAGATCCGCCGCGAGTTTGATTGGGTTCCGGCTGACGCGTTCAGATCGGCACGAATCAAGGTTTTGCACAGCTTCCTTGACCGCGAGTGCATCTTTCGAACGAATGAGATGCGCACTCGATACGAAGACGCGGCTCGGGAGAATCTCGCGACTGCGTTAGAAGAGCTGTCAGCTACCAAGGATTGAGGCAGCGTGCGGAAGAGGAAGAAGGGGAACCTGGCCGCAAGGGCGGCCTAGGTCAAGACTAAGAACTGGCTCTTAGCCAAAGCCATCTCCGGCCCGAAAACTCTTGACGACGGACAGTGGTTCCCATCAGCAGAAGTCAGTCAGATCGGTGACCCACCGTTGGTCGATTCTCTGCGGGTTCTTCGAACCCTACCGGACAGTCATTACCCCGCAGAGCATCTGCCCTGCCGCCGACCAACCCGCCACAAACCCGCGACGCCAGCGAAGAGCAACAGCCCCGTAGACGCCTCCGGCACCAACCCCGCGCTGTACTCGAGCGTGTACGCGTCGGCGAAGCGAACGGTCTGGCCCTGGTGCTGGAAAGTCGCGGTGGGGTCGATCGCAAAGAGCGGGTCGGCGATCGCGAGGAACTGGCCGGTGGCATTGCCACGTGCGAGCAGACTCACCCGGATGGGAACCCCCGGAGAAAGCCCGAAGGCGTGGAAGAAGTTCTGGCTCCACGTCGGGAACTGCGGACTGGCGCCGCCCCCCTCCGTGATGTTCAGGCCGCCGCCCGTGATCCTCACCGAGGCATCCGCGAAGCCGAGCAGCGTCGGGCCGGGAATCGGCAGGAGCGAGGCGGACGTGAACCCGGAGACCGTCATCGGCACCTGGAACCCAGTCGGGAAGCCAGGGAGTGCGACGGCCTGGACCTGGTAGGACGCGCCCGCATTGGCCAGGTCGAGCCCGCTCCCGTTCGGGATCGTGTAGCCGCTGACCTGGGCAGAGGGAGACAGGCCACCGGTGAACGAGATCGAGACATCCCACACGCCGCCCCCGGTCGAGGTCTGCGCTCCCGGGCTCACGGTGATTGGCGTGTTCGAGACCTGGTTGAAGTCGATGTAGTTGAATGGGGCCACCCAGCCCTGGAGCGTGGCGACGAAATTCGGCGGGGCAAGCGGTACGGCCGTTGCGCTGCCGGTGGTGACGAGCAGCGCGAGAACGATCGAAAGTGTGAGTCTCATGGGAACCTCCGTGTGGAGGATCCTGGGGTACGACGCCGGCCCCGGGAATCGTCGGAATCGACGACCCCCTACTCGTCCGGGCGGACGATCCCGAGCTGGAGGGCCTCGTAGGTGGCCTCGCTCCGCGAGTGGACGGAGAGCTTGCGGTAGACCTTGCGAACGTGGGTGGCCACGGTGGCCGGCGAGATCGCGAGGAGGTCGGCGATCTCGTCGTAGGTGAAGCCCTTGACGATGTGGCGCAGCACCTCGAGTTCCCGCTCCGAAAGACGGGGCGCATCCGGCGAGGGGGCGGGCGGGCGGAGTTCGCTCAGCACCCGTCGCGCCACCGAGGGGCTGAGGGGCGAGCCGCCGGCGATCACCTCGAGCACGGCCTGGGCCACGCCGGCGCGGGATTCGCTCTTCAGCAGGTAGCCGAGCGCTCCGGCCCGGATGGCGTCGAGCACGTGGCCGTCATCCCCGAAGACGGTGATGACCAGCGGCAGCGTTCCGCCCAGTTCGGCGCAGCGCCGGATGAGCGCAACGCCACTTCCATCGGGCAGGCCGAGATCGGTGAGGAGCACGTCGGGGTGCTCCTTCTCCAGCTCGCGGGTGCCCTCCGCGAGGGTGCTCGCTTCGCCGACGAGTGCGAGCTCTGCGTGCGCACGGATGGAATCCGCCAGGTGGGCGCGGACGGTCGGCTCGTCTTCCACGATCAGCACACGGTGGGGCATGGGGTCATCCTATTCCAGCGCTGGCGCCTTCGGCACCGTCATCGTCGCACCATCGTCAGAATCGATGATCTCTCCCCCGCGCCGCGCGCACCGCGATACCCTCGCGGGATGCTCGGACGCGTGCGCCTGCTGTCGCTGCTCGCGATCTTTCTATGGGCGGCCTGCAGCCCGGCGGGCCCACCCGAGCGGGCGTTCGACCGGGCCGAGCTGTGGGTAGGGGCTTCGGACGGGCCGCCGCCGGACGGCCCTGGGTGGCAGGAGGTGTCGCTGCCGGATCAATGGGGGCTCCAGCGACGGCGCGTCTCCACACGCGGGTGGTACCGGCTGCAGGTCCCCCTCACCGAAGCGCCGGCCGAGCCCCGGATGATCCTGCTGCCGCGCCTGGCCCTCAACGCCGAGATCTACGTGAATGGCGCCAGCGTCGGCAGCGGCGGGCCCATGGGCGCCCGCCCGGCGCGCAACGTGCTCCGCCCGCTCGAGTTCATCGCACCCGCGCCCCTCTGGCGAGCCGGCGCGAACGTGGTGCACGTCCACCTCGTCACCACCCAGGGCGTGCCCGGAAGCCTTCATCCCGTCTGGATCGGCTCCGCCGAAGAGTTGGCCCCGGTGCGCACCGCCGCCTCGGGCCGGCGCGTCTTCGCGCAGGCCACCGCCTTGGGAATGCTCGCCCTGGGGCTCGTCGTGCTGGCGCAGGCGATCCTGCGCACGCGCAAGCGTGAATCCGACGACGGCGGCGGCGCCTGGCTCGGCGCAGCTCTCGTCCTGCTGGCCGCCATGGCCGTGAGCGTCTTCTTCCCCACTCTCCCGGCTCCGGCCCGTGTCGTGGAATGGGGCGTCGGCGTGAGCTTCCAGTGGGCGGCGCTCGCGTTGGCCATCGGTGTGCGCCGCGCGGCCGGCCCCGGCCGCTCGGTGGTGGAGGTCGGCTTCCTGGGGGCCTACGCGGCCGCAGCCGTCGTCTTCGCACTCGTGCCCTGGGCGTGGGCGTATCCGTTCTGGGTGCTCTGGTCCCTGCTCTCCGGCGGCTTGCTGCTCCGCGCGGCGCTCCGTGCGACGGTTCACGCGGCCCGCGCGCGGAGCCCGGCATGGATGGTCGGCGCCGGGCTGGGCGTCACTGCGATCACTGCCCTCGCCGTCCAGTGGGTCGGCATTCTCACCCGCTCCGGATCGACGACGGCCGGTACCTTGCTCGGCGGCGCCGTGCTCCTCGGCGTCGGTGTCTTCCTGATCCGGCGACTGGTCGGCGCGCTCCGGGACGCGGAAACGCGAAGCGAGGAGCTCGAGACGCGGGTGGCCGATCGCGAGGCGAGCCTCGCTGCCAACTACGAGCGCATCCGCAAGCTCGAGAACGCGCAGGTGGTCGGCCAGGAGCGCGAGCGCATGACCCGCGAGATGCACGATGGAACGGGAGGCCTCCTGGTCGCCGCCCTCTCCCTCGTGCGTCGCGAGGCGGCGCCCGCAACGGATCTGGAGTTCCTGCTGGAGGAAGCACTCGACGATCTGCGCCTCACCCTCGATTCCCTCCAGCCCGAGCAGGCCGACCTCCCGACCTTGTTGGGCCTGCTGCGCCCGCGTCTCGAGCGCCAGCTTCGCAGCACGCGGCTGGCACTCGACTGGCAGGTGAGCGACGCGGGCGAGGGACGTCCCATCCCGCCGGACGCCTTCCTGCACATCATCCGCATCGTGCAGGAGGCCGTGACGAATGCGGCCCGCCACTCCGGCGGCACACGGGTCGGCGTAACCACGCGCGCCCTGCCTGATGAAGAGCTGCTGCTCGAGATCCGCGACGACGGCAGCGGCCGCGCCGGGGCGACCACGGATGGCGACTCCGCGTCGAACGCCACTGGGAGAGGCATCGCGAACCTCCACCATCGCGCCACGCAGCTAGGCGCCCGGCTCCAGGTCGAATCGGACGAGGCCGGCACCCGCCTCCGGCTGATCGTCCCCGAATGGCCGGCGGCTCAGCCCCCGCCCGTGGCGAATCCCGGGTAGTGCCAGGAACTCCTCTTCCGGTCCCCGCGGCCAGAGAACCCGCGATCACCTATCGTCCCGCCCGGCCCCGACCACCCGCATCGGAATCGAAAGGGACAAACGCGTGGCCTCCAGGGATCTTGACGTTTGAGCCAAAGCCGCGCAGCAACGGACGACCGCCAAGTTCCCTTCCCCATCCGCATCGCCTACGGCATCGGGTCCATTGCCGACGGCGCAAAGAACGCCGCTTTCAACGGCTTCCTCGTCCTCTACTACACGACGGTCCTCGGCCTCCCCGGCACGCTCTCGGGCCTCGCGATCTTCATCGCGCTCTGCGTGGATGCGGTCTCCGACCCGCTCGTGGGTTCGATCTCCGATCACTTCCACTCGCGTTGGGGGCGGCGACACCCCTTCATGTTCTTCGCGGCGATCCCGATGGGGCTGTGCTTCTACGGCTTGTTCGCGCCGCCCGATGGGCTTTCCGAGCAGCAACTGTTCGCCTGGCTCACCACCTTCGCGATCAGCGTGCGGCTGTTCCTCACGTTCTACATGGTGCCGAGTGGTGCGCTTGGGCCGGAGATGACGACGCACTATGACGAACGCACCCGGCTCGTGGCCTACCGGTGGCTGATCGGTTGGGTAGGCGCGCTCGCCGTCTCGAGCGCTGGTTGGTTTGTCTTCTTCGCAGATCGCGAAGTCCTGGGCGATGGCCGCCTCGACGCGAGCAACTACTCACAGCTGGGGATGTTCACAGGTGTCCTGGTGGCCAGCGCCATCCTCGTTTCTTCGTTCGGCACCCGCAGCGTCATTCCGCGGCTGCGGCAGCCGGCGGAGGACGGGCCGGCCTTCTCGCTCACGGGCTTCGGACGCGACGCGATGGCTGCGCTGCGCAGCCACACCCTGCGCATGCTGCTCGGGAGTTCGTTGTTCTCGGCCTCGGCTCTCGGCGTCGCCGAGGTGCTCGCCACCTACATGAACAC
This is a stretch of genomic DNA from bacterium. It encodes these proteins:
- a CDS encoding N-methyl-D-aspartate receptor NMDAR2C subunit, with the translated sequence MPTEEQVACARDRWNHLWLRFDVPAPVDGTLDKLLRSYGDHQRHYHTFAHVLDCLEVLDRFEHLATRPHEIEAAIWFHDVVYDTRRSNNEKASADWAASTLRACGAAADAVERVREIILATCHTGEPGTSDESLALDIDLSILGRDRGKFDMYQAQIRREFDWVPADAFRSARIKVLHSFLDRECIFRTNEMRTRYEDAARENLATALEELSATKD
- a CDS encoding response regulator transcription factor, with translation MPHRVLIVEDEPTVRAHLADSIRAHAELALVGEASTLAEGTRELEKEHPDVLLTDLGLPDGSGVALIRRCAELGGTLPLVITVFGDDGHVLDAIRAGALGYLLKSESRAGVAQAVLEVIAGGSPLSPSVARRVLSELRPPAPSPDAPRLSERELEVLRHIVKGFTYDEIADLLAISPATVATHVRKVYRKLSVHSRSEATYEALQLGIVRPDE
- a CDS encoding sugar transporter codes for the protein MSQSRAATDDRQVPFPIRIAYGIGSIADGAKNAAFNGFLVLYYTTVLGLPGTLSGLAIFIALCVDAVSDPLVGSISDHFHSRWGRRHPFMFFAAIPMGLCFYGLFAPPDGLSEQQLFAWLTTFAISVRLFLTFYMVPSGALGPEMTTHYDERTRLVAYRWLIGWVGALAVSSAGWFVFFADREVLGDGRLDASNYSQLGMFTGVLVASAILVSSFGTRSVIPRLRQPAEDGPAFSLTGFGRDAMAALRSHTLRMLLGSSLFSASALGVAEVLATYMNTWFWEFPSSNLGMLAAFQIFPLLVGFSMVGPVSQRWDKRKAAIGFGLFAILWGPLPVLLRFAGIAPENGSPFLLVFIMAHGLFLVAAAIQIGILNSSMVMDATDEHEYESGQRREGTFIAVTTFTGKAVSGFGSFLGGVILDLIDFPVGSVDAAVGSVPELTIFRLGLVAGPGLVVFYLCSLWFITRMRLTRERYAEISDAIHRQGRGHPPQD